The DNA window gtggCCACTTTAAAGTTATTCTTCACAAGATCTATCGATAATACtttaaatttctgcatttatttTGGATAGTTAATCACAAGAATTTCaggaatataaaaataaatgcaGAGGTGCATAATATGATTAGATGTATCATattaatgaaaaaagaaaaaaaaatatttacatcaTTTGATCAAATCGTATTCTGTTCCAAAACTATGAATGAAGTGCAATTCacaatattaatatatgtaGATTAAGCAGCAATGCTACCAGAAACTGAATGAAGAAAATTAATGAACTAACAATACTAAGTAAAATCTCAAACCATTtacatgaagaagaagaaaaaaagtgtaCTGGAGCTATAAgccaaattaaatcaaaagtaAAGTAACCCCATTTTTTCAAATGTTAGCCACACCCTACAGCTAGCTATTAACATATACAAGTTTCTTTATAGGGCTACACTTAGATTGCACCTTATCTGGACCATGATACTTGGTTAATCTCATCCCTGGCCGACTTGTACAACTCAAGCCGCTTTGCGCATTGCACCCTCCTTTCCATTAATTCTGAATCTTCATCCAACAGTCGAGCAAGTTCGTTACCCTATAAAAGTACACAAGAATAACCAAATGAGACCCGAAGAATAAACAATCTACCAGTATTACCCCATAAACATCTATTTTATACCTCTTTTCTGCCCAGTTGGGCGTAAAAGTGATCAAGTAGAGACCGCTTAGCCTCTCTGACTTGACAGTGAACAACAGCCTTTGGAATAGAATTCCTCAGTGTCTCTGAAACCATTCCAATATAGGAGGAAACATTGGATCCAATCCTGCGGAAGTGCCCCTCTGAATATCGGTCTCCAGAAGAAGACGAAGCAACTTGGTTTCCCACATTCCCTACTTCCTGTTCCTGAGGAAGTCTACGGAAGAATTCTACAGTTAGGTATGACGATTCCATGTCCACCAATCGTAAAGTTGTCTTCTTGCTATCCTCACGAAACCTCTCCAGTGCTTCATTTGCCGCTGTTGATAATGCAGTTTGAAGAGTTGGAAACCGTTTCAGTTCCTGCTCCATTAACAGAAAGGTCAGTCTATATCACAACTGCTATGAAGTATGAAATGAATTTAATGTAACTGAATTATGAACCTTAGTTTCTCCAATTGACATCCTCACAAGTTCCTTTAAAACAAAGTGAACCTGCAATGCCAAAATACTGATTAACAATATAAGAATTTAAAGCTGCAAAAACATGTAAAATGCCAGAGTATGTTAAACTGATAGACATTGATCATAATCATTAATCAAGTCTAGCCCTCAGAAATCACCCAGAAAAAAGAAGAGCAGTACTTACAGCATCTACAGAGCATTTGGCTGGGTCTCGGAAATAATTAAGTGCACTATCAATAAGGCGCCTATAACCTTGCTCGGGTGCAACTAGATGAGGTTGGTAGCCATCTGCCTCAGAAACCACTTTCCTTACATTTTGAAAAGAAAGATGACGTTCGAAAGGGAGCTTCCTCAAAGCAGAAGGGAGCTGGTGGTCAAATACAGCATAAATGCGATCCCCACCAGGTCGTCTGAGACAAAAGAGAATGTATAAGATACTGCCATATACAAATGAAACAAGATTGAATAAGAATCTAAAATCTACTAAACAAAGATCTGCATGAAATCATGATCACATTATAAGACAGGTTATAGTATGAACTAACAGCTGCAGGTCATGGGACAAGCTGCTAGTTAGTGTGTGAAATTTAGGTAAATATATAACATTTTGAAGTTCCAGATCAAAAAACCAAAAGGTGAGAAAATATTACCCTCCATCCAAATGCTCCTTAAATACCCGATCAAATGCACGACATAGCTCTAGGATAGTATATAACTGTGCCTAATCAACATAAGCAATACAATTTCACACAATTAAGATAATTATCTAAAACTGGAATTCCTATAAGAAGTAATCAAATAGCTAACTGAGAGTTCCTCACCCCAGCATCTACAGCAACAGGCCGACCAAGATAGTCCATCTCtctttcaatttcatcaatgctTTTGTTAATCAAAGACAAAATTCCTGGGAGGCGAGCTTTAATTGCAGATTCTAAATGCTGAAACCATATGACATTAATAAGACTACTATATATATGACACTAGGGACCCTGCTAGattttaaataatgtaaaaagaATAACAAATGAAACAAGTAGAACCTTAGAGAGAAGTTTTGCAAGATATACAGATCCCATTTTGTTTGCCAAGTGCCCGTAATCACGACTACTGGCAAAAAAATCATGCTCCCTTATCCGAGCAGAAATCATATCCACATTTTTGTTTATATCGGATTGTGAACGGTTCACTATACCAACCCAAGGGTGTTGAAGACGATAGGATTTTCCTTCGAGAACCTAGCAAATACAATAAAAAGTTAATAGTAAATAATGTGTTCCCATATATAGCACACATGAAAAGCCCAGTTATTATCTTTAAGCGTTGAAATTACGTTGCTTGTTCAATGCATATTTGCTTCAAAATGAAATACCAAGTTTTGGATCACACATTGGCCCCATTGCAAGTAAGCAGTCTATATCCTAAATTTTGAACTTCCAAAGATTGTActaggaaaaagaaaaacaaaagaaaatttcTTACATCCAAGGCATTTGTTCCTTTATCCATCAAGTCAAGCTTTGTCAACACACCAAATGTCCTGTCACCTTGATAAGAAATAAGTCCAGAGTAAGAAGAACAGGAAACTATGTTCATGTCTTCCTCCATATAAAGGTGGTACAGTTTAATCATAAAGTAGGAAATTAGGAATATTTGCAGAAAGATACCTGTGGGGTCAACTTCTCTAGCAAGCTTGATAGCGTCAGATGTTGCTATATCCTGATTAGCTGGAGTTATGGCCAGAATGATACAATTTGGCTGCAATCAAGATCCAAAAAAATCATTCGTAAAACACAAGGCAAATATGTGAACATAAATAATGGACATTCCATAAAAATACATATTGCAATGGGAAGATACACTTGATTTTACAATAGTAATTCACTAGATTAAATGAATATACTTGATTTTACTTCAGTAGTTCAGTATATTTGCATATTAAGAATACAATTTACTTAAGATCAAGACATTTCAGTCCAGCTCACTAAGATAGAAGATCAGCAAAACAACATGCTTAGCAGCAATGGCGGAACTTGAACCAAATCAAGGAGGGGCCGAATAATAATTTTGAAGAATAAAAGGATACATGTATGTTTTTCCTAAAGAAAATTTTGGGGGTGAGAGGGGGATGGATCCCTCCATCTAATGAGTTCTGCCAAAGCTTAGCAGCACCAATTTAACTCAACAAGAGTAAAAgcttttctcaaaaaaatacCTTCTCAACATAGGATCTAACCATGTTTTCAATGTCTTTAACAATACTCTCTGGTTGTCCTTCTGTTAATAACAAACATTTCTTGCTTAGTATTTTGCAAAGGAAATGAACATAAAGTGTACATCCAATTAACACCAgtgaaaacaaaaacaaaaaaagcaaCAGTGAAGCCAATATACCTACAGCAACCTTCGTTAAACCAGGCAAATCTATCAAAGTCAAATTGACAACTGCCAAAAGATAAAACATGGACTGTCAGATAATAGATAGAAACATTAAGACCAATTCACACGTCAAGCAAAATGAAAAAGTGTAGATATATTTTGCAACATTAGAATCATAACCACATTGAATACCCATGTTACTAGTTTTTGACATCATAAATCGAACATAAACTCATGACTGCAATGAAAAACTCTTTAATGCACAATGCAAGGAAAAAACCTGATGCTATGGGAAAACCAATGCAAAAAGGTATAACAAAAATGGATCATAAAATAATAGTATTTGTTTATAAAGTCAAAACAAAAATGCCAGAAACACACTTCTGGAAAATCAAACAAAGATTATCTTTTCTTATATAACACATAGAAATAAAATGCAATAACAAATAAGATACTTGGTACAGAAGCAAGATCCAGTTTGCTTACCATTTGGGGAGAAAATACTGAGTTGAATGGGGACTGGAGAAATCTGTTTTGACCGCCCAGTCATTTTGTCAGTTTCATCCTGAATTTCCTTCCGAACCATGGCTGTGCAAGAGTGCAAAATaacgaaattgcattttattaaaaaaatgcaagacaaattatttaaaagttTTGCAAACTCAGCTTATTTGTTCAAAGTTTTGCAAACCAATCAACAAAATGCAAGaacaataagaaaaaaagattTATTTGTTCAAAGTACTCAAGGTGAGCCACCCACATCCAAAACGTCTGTCTTTATAAATACACTACACAGTCTAAAACTCTCACAACAGTAATCAAGATCATCTCAAATAAAAATCCAATCACCTAAAAGCAACCCCAATTGAAACAACTCTTTGCCCCACCCACACAAATTTCTCACATCCCTTTAAAACTTTAGAGAGAATTTCCAAAGTGAGTATTATAATTTAACCATAGTTACAAATCATATGCCACAACACAGCCAAGAGAAATAAAAGAGCATACCAAAATCAATGAATCTTTTATTTTGCAAATGAAGGAACTCTGCATACTCTTGTACACCTTGTTCTGTTTTGTGCAACTGCAAAACTAACGGTCTCCTAGTGACAATTCCTGTAAAACCTTTTTATTATAAGAACTCatgtaaagaaaaaaataaataaattaaacttCTCTTATACAGTTgcatgaaaaataagatattgtaaattattaatataaaattcatGCAAGCCCAATTGTGCAAGCTAAAATCTTCTAAAGCTTTTCCcatctctttttctctttcccTTGTATTTTCCCAGAAACCAAGCATAATCATTTCTTCCCATCTTTTCTCTTGAATCTATTTCTTAAACCAAATGATTATAAAATAGCATTTGGGACCCCTCACCCAAAAAGAAGTGTTCatgcttttcttttttaaaaaaaataaataaaaaataaataaatcggCCCCAATAAGATTTGAAAAAAGTAGTTTGACCCTGCTGACTCTCCTCCCTTTTAATTCTTCTCCAAACATGACATTGACAGACAAGGATAAACAGTTGACTATAAACTTCAATTCTTTAATATTGAAATTCcgaccaaataaataaattgcagATAACTCGAAATagattagtataatataaatacatatatatacataaactattaacgtttatttaaaaatatttaaatacataGATAGAAACAGGAAACCTGATCCTCTGGGAAGAAAATCACGGCCAACAATACTCTCCAAAACGGACGATTTTCCAGAACTCTGcgcatgcaaaaaaaaaaaaaaaaacactcaaAACCTCAAACTCAATAAAaagccaaaaagaaaaaaagtaataaaagttTTCTTCAAACCTGGCCGCCAACGACGGCAACAGAAGGAAGAGCTTCCCAAAGAGTAGGCAAAGTAGAATCACCGCCATGATCACCGAGCATAGTACAAGCCTTCTGAATACGATTAACAAGTTCAATCAAGCTTTCCATAGTCGCAGTCATTCCGGTTTCCACAATGCCGCCACGTGGCAGGCGAGTGAAGAGGAGCGAGGGTTTTTTTCCGGTGGGAACGAGGttgaggaagaagatgaagaaggtgagtgtgatgatgatgatgagagaGACCAGAAAAAGATATAGGAAAGCTATTTTGccgtttttaaaattaaattaattaattaattaattaattaatacagaGTCGGTTAGTTTCTGGTtacttgtttttgtttttgaaaatttgagtAGTTACTTGTTCATATATAGAGTTGTTAAAAGAGTGGGTTTGGGAGAGAAAATGAATGCTCCCCTCTCTCACCTcacttttcaataaaaaaaaatttacaatggACCCACCAATGCAAAATGTTTTAGCATTTAGtaaagagaaatgttaaagggcACCAGTCCTGTCTAGCATttttttttagggtaaataccattttggaccttgtgttttgcaaaagttacagattggaccctatgttttgttaaatgataaaatgaaccttgtattttctaaaatagtaaaaataggaccctgagcttaatttttgacaactttttttttaatacaaccaacttgaagacaatgcttaatacgaacagattcaaaaaatgtaaacagttttgtcatagcacttttagatcggattataattaaactttattttaacaaaaaatcaattcagggtcctatttgtactattttagaaaatacagggtccattttgtcatttaacaaaacacagggtctaattggtaacttttgtaaaacagagggtctaaaatggtatttaccctttttttatgagtcaatatcgctattgttCAACTAAGTAACTAAGTATCGgctctcatataatttaatataatagcttttagagaGTATTGCTAGCCAATCGCAATGCGATATGTCGAGAAAGTGCTAGACACCtttggtgcctaatagcaaagttctttagtaaaatattttattgtaattttttaatcatcatTTACGATGTAGatatttaagaaattaaatttaaaaaaatttagaacaaatggtttgaattttcttttttggcatattaatttttttaaaattttttaaaattttataaaatgcgttaaataattacaatataaataattataaaaaaaattaaaccaaatttttttcttaaatatcaaaacatATCAGTAGACACTTTAAATATAAAAGTATTGAATGATGAATTACTTTACTCATATGAGATAGTTTTGAGTTGTAATTCTTGACAGGTTGCATGGTAGAAGTATGATATAGTAAGTGTTTAAATCTTTTGGTTTTATGggatgttttttttatttatatttattattcttgATTGGCTTGTAGTTTACGAGTGTGGGAGTGAAGAAAGGGTGTTTTGAATGTATTTGAATTTGGTATTTTGGGCGGGCTTTAATGTTATATTTTTGTCATTACCACAAAATCCAAATAATATTTGCCAAATCACATATCTTATGTGATATCTctcctttttaatttttaacttaatctGGTTGGTACTAACAGTAAATTTGGTGTGTTTTATATCTTCAGAAGAACGACTCATTTTGAGCAATTACTCTATAAAATTAGTGTAGAATACTAGaatccttttcaaaaaaaaaaaagaaaattagtgTAGATTCTTCATAATGATATACTTTAAGGTACTTATAGTGTCTAGTACTAACATAAAATATCGTTTTATAATTGgttaacaattttttataatatttattaaaataaaataaataaaacttaatattaaattacattaataataatattatatttcacAAAAATACTAGAGTAGATAGCTTTAGCTTTTgtcttaaaaaaatacaaaatcttaacaaaagaagaaaaaggaaaacggTTCAAAAACTTTAAATACAATTTGTTTTAATGTTAATatttaggggtgttcgcggtgtgGGTGGTGcgatttttgactatttttttaaaccaatCCGCACatgcaatttttccaattttccaaaCTGCACCCGTACcgcaaaaactaaaaaacagcAGAAAttgcaccgcaaaaaatgatgcAGTGCGGTACGGTTTTTACGGTTTCTACGGTTAGGACTATTACCAATaaataaactatcacaaatacaacaaaacttgagcaacacttatcaaaaataccataagacttgaaaataaatatgaaaaaaaattaagtttcaataatacaataattagtgggctttGGATTGAACATTCatatattggacctaaataaatataaaaattagtatttttataatatgcggtgcgatttgaactgcatattaataattcaaaaccgcaaatcgcaccgcaccgcgcggtttaggaaaaatttaAACTGCGACTGCTCcgcaaaaaatttcaaaccgtATTTTTTATCCGGTACGAgcagtttgagcggtttgataaACATCCCTACTAATATTCTTATGTTTGACAAAACATTCCTATAATAAGTAACAAATATAATTTGATTCAAAAAGCAAAGAAACATGTTTTGATCCTATTTACCTATTATATGATGTGGAAAAGAATTACATGTATCAATTAATTTGagtaaatttatatatgttaatattatattaatagagGAGATGTGAGTAGTTcatgtcatatatatatatgggctattttcagaaatatgaaaaaaattattaaggttacgataaatatggcataaaaagtaaatgccaCTACATATGGTATTATCTAaacaatcaaactaaaaatatgattttttttagaaaaaaaaccatataaaacattaaaaagaaatttgaatttaaaattcatagaaaataaaaacttaattaaattaccataaaaaatattaaaattcccttcatatttattttttaaaaaaataaaataaataaaactatagtgatcgccgaagttgtcactcgagtcggaaaagtcaccggagtttaatgtcggcaccggaaaagtcgtcggagtagccgtcagtgccgaaaaagtcgccggagttgtTGCCGGCGcgaaaaaagtcgtcagaattagcattgtcgctggaaaagtcaccaagaaaccggtttcttggtgatttttctggtAATTTTACTGGTGACAATGCCAAGTTCGACGACTATTCTAGAATTTgatgtcggtgccggaaaaatTACCGGAGTAAAAAAAATCGTCAGAATTGACATTGTCGCAagcaaaatcaccaagaaagtagttttttcatcaagaaaccagtttcttcaccaagaaagtggtttcttcatcaagaaactaattttgttacagaacaataataaagattgtgaaaacaaaacaaaaatgatatacactgaaaataattgaaaccagtttcatcaatcaaccaaatagagaaaaaaatacaaaaaaaactaccaagaaactggtttcttcatcaagaaattggtttattgatgaagaaaaaaaaatcagtttcttggtgatttttccggcgacaatACCAATTCTAACAAATTTCCAAGAGTTTACTGTCGGTATTGAAAAAGTCACTGGAGTAGCTGCCGGTGTATTAGTCAtcagagttgctaccaacgccagaaaagtcatcagaattgccattgtcgtcagaaaaatcaccaaaaaactggtttcttcatcaagaaaccagaaaccagtttcttggtaatttttccggcgattatgccaattctgatgacttttccGAAGTTTgttgtcggtgccggaaaagtcgccggatTAGCTGCTAGTGTAAGAatagtcgtcagaattggcattgtcaacggaaaaatcaccaagaaaccaatttcttagaaaccggtttctgttggtgattttttcagtgatttttctggcgaaaatgccaattccgacgaattttccgacgccggcagcaactccgacgactttttcggcaccgaccgctactccggtgacttttccggcaccagCAGCAACTccagtgacttttccggcatcaatgacaaataaaatttcctaaacaaataaaaacattaaatatgggatttgaaaacctaattacatatatatggcatatcaaataccataaaaagacctaaaaataaaaaaaataaaaaaataaaaaccatataaattggtcaaacttaaatgtgtcatatttatcataaaaacttttaaaatcccGTGTaatttcctatatatatatatatactagtaaaaagttacgtgcgaggcacgtacactaattttatgttaggtattttttactttatttaaaagatataattaacaattaaagaaaaaaatattattacttagtagatgagattattattatgtatatctaaataatgtaattcataattttgacaattaaaagtaaatactggatgtaatatattatagtgtttaaaaaaacttgataatttaagtgtaatatgttcttaagataatccaaaaataaacaaaaaattcatGTTCAAATACTAAAGGAAACACAACTTAAATGTgtgtgaaataaaaaaaaataaattgaaaatcaatctctaaattattgataattgaagataacatctATCTAAAAGTTGTAGATAAAAAATCTCTAGCTTTTTCACAAATTATAATGTGAAATGTTTTAGTtaaaatactttatatatatatatatatatgggtgactattcaatggttacatttttattgtaaccttagtatggttacattttttttaacgtAATAAcgaggttactaataggtagactttccttttttagatttaattaattataattaactattttcttaaaataattaattaaatagtagacattccttttttagaattatttaattataattaactattttcttaaaataattaattaaatatttaacaagacctcttttagcaattaatatttatatttaaatccttgcttgaattattttaataattaagtcatttaattataatatttataataaaatttattttttttacaaaaattaaacttcttttgacacaaatgaaaattcttttcttataataaattttcaaataattaattatttttaaatgatatttaattattttgttacaattatatgaattaagtatgaggcctcaagctaatcaatcgataacaagtgcagccatttttttctaaaaaatccttcaacttatttcattttttactttttaaatatttaaataaaaaaattaaataattaagtgtaataattttaaaattaagattacaagtataataaaatttaaattatgaaattatatgtgtataattttaaattataaaaattttgctataaaattttaaataatttaagtataaaaatataaattgctaaaagatccttatatagtaataaattgcaaaaaattaattaataattataattaatttaattttaaaatataattaatcttaattaaagttttataaggaaataaatgattaggtcactttcaggttacaagttatttattatttatttttatttaatttccaaattaatcacaaccatttaataataatccaatggcttaaaaaaatgtaaccatgatggttacaataagaatgtaaccattgaaacctcttccatatatatatatatatgaaacactTCTAAATGGGTAATATCTATTGATgggcactaaaaaaaattaataaggtaacaatttaataaccttttatggcaagtttctaataattattttttttttaaaaaaaactatatttattttctataagattggaaataataattataaccaatactttgaaaaaattataaattatttttaaaaatgaattaaaattactactttataattttatgaaattgtgagtttattaataatttattattgtaaaattaagaatcatttacatgtatattaatgtgttttttttaataggaGAATATAAGAGCTTGATTGTAGAATCCAAtcgtcttaatattattcatgctcttaaaataaaacgctacaatacttcttagttcttacttagagtatcattgttagagaaatattattatcatctaatgatttttttttgacattacCATGCATCATTCTCTTAGAATAACTAataatgaggtgttgttcattatttatattattaggattgaaagatgataatcttgtgtaggggtcaagtataatttttgtactgaaattcttgtgttggcaattgctattattcaataatgtttatgatactttttttcttcgttcattttttttgttgaaattttcttcattAAATTTTCTCTTATAGATTTTCGTAAGCTcgagtattttttaaaaaataaaaacagata is part of the Cannabis sativa cultivar Pink pepper isolate KNU-18-1 chromosome 5, ASM2916894v1, whole genome shotgun sequence genome and encodes:
- the LOC115717412 gene encoding phragmoplastin DRP1E, yielding MTATMESLIELVNRIQKACTMLGDHGGDSTLPTLWEALPSVAVVGGQSSGKSSVLESIVGRDFLPRGSGIVTRRPLVLQLHKTEQGVQEYAEFLHLQNKRFIDFAMVRKEIQDETDKMTGRSKQISPVPIQLSIFSPNVVNLTLIDLPGLTKVAVEGQPESIVKDIENMVRSYVEKPNCIILAITPANQDIATSDAIKLAREVDPTGDRTFGVLTKLDLMDKGTNALDVLEGKSYRLQHPWVGIVNRSQSDINKNVDMISARIREHDFFASSRDYGHLANKMGSVYLAKLLSKHLESAIKARLPGILSLINKSIDEIEREMDYLGRPVAVDAGAQLYTILELCRAFDRVFKEHLDGGRPGGDRIYAVFDHQLPSALRKLPFERHLSFQNVRKVVSEADGYQPHLVAPEQGYRRLIDSALNYFRDPAKCSVDAVHFVLKELVRMSIGETKELKRFPTLQTALSTAANEALERFREDSKKTTLRLVDMESSYLTVEFFRRLPQEQEVGNVGNQVASSSSGDRYSEGHFRRIGSNVSSYIGMVSETLRNSIPKAVVHCQVREAKRSLLDHFYAQLGRKEGNELARLLDEDSELMERRVQCAKRLELYKSARDEINQVSWSR